A single window of Falco peregrinus isolate bFalPer1 chromosome 11, bFalPer1.pri, whole genome shotgun sequence DNA harbors:
- the SANBR gene encoding SANT and BTB domain regulator of class switch recombination isoform X1, producing the protein MSRGFSENNNFPYDNNQMVLDMILCSLIGVPQPINWDSVARLVPGYTSKECAKRFDELKGSGSSPVDNQYNPLMAAGGSPVETLATYIKSSLLDTQTECQEPAIGQDSVTVTGRPSTTSTRNCSSESEKGPVHKSGESTDETQGPNMVIHVCDEAKNLKEDFVCPRDLLISEMKYFAEYLSVDAQRWEEVDISVHCDVHIFDWLIRYVKRNTKDSEANEMPTLEPSNVISILISSEFLKMDSLVEKCIHYCHKNMNAIVATPCNMNCINANLVTHIADLFTHNELEELKDKRDKFKSKLFCKKIERLFDPEYLNPDSRGNAATLYRCCLCKKLLTKETERRIPCVPGKINIDQHGNIVYVHIRDKTWEVHEYLICLHEELKSWRDVYWRLWGTVNWLTCSRCNQSFLCTEFSHCQYHLQPVLYPSVVSALGSTATGVYPCCNQKVLRFDPTTLPKGCQVRDHVVDLPSGNEDGDALPSQTTKILNDLLHHRDVIVVPFTKDENSDSGIGLCDEKGIECDVLVEPNMPWGPKTGEINAFLSLKNWTLQLKQQSLLSEEEEYTTGSEVTEDEVGDEEEVCRKPAGRKEKLKKSYKHPKKVVSSPSVQKKEKPSDKSSSRDASPFTVSMQQNKWDASRSLRFNQDAQREDDQRRMSEITGHLIKMRLGDLDRVKSKDSKEYAGGIYSRLEAQIKASAQVSARQNNAEKNARSKSRFGQGRPT; encoded by the exons ATGAGTCGtggattttcagaaaacaataaCTTTCCATATGACAACAATCAAATGGTTTTGGATATGATCCTGTGTTCCCTCATTGGTGTTCCTCAGCCTATCAACTGGGACAGTGTGGCAAGGCTAGTTCCAGGATATACATCCAAAGAG TGTGCAAAAAGGTTTGATGAACTAAAAGGCAGTGGAAGTTCACCTGTTGACAACCAGTATAACCCCCTGATGGCCGCTGGTGGGAGTCCTGTGGAAACTTTAGCTACGTACATCAAATCCTCCTTGCTTGATACACAGACAGAGTGTCAGGAGCCTGCTATTGGGCAGGATTCCGTTACTGTAACTG GAAGGCCCAGCACAACCTCCACAAGGAATTGTTCTTCAGAATCCGAGAAAGGTCCTGTGCATAAAAGTGGAGAAAGCACTGATGAAACACAGGG gcCAAATATGGTGATCCATGTGTGTGACGAAgcaaaaaacctcaaagaaGATTTTGTGTGTCCTCGAGACCTTTtgatttcagaaatgaaatactTTGCTGAGTATCTGTCAGTGGATGCCCAGCGCTGGGAAGAGGTGGACATCTCAGTGCACTGTGACGTTCACATCTTCGACTGGTTGATAAGATACGTTAAGAGGAACACTAAAGATTCTGAAGCTAATGAAATGCCAACTTTAG aaCCATCAAATGTGATATCAATTCTTATTTCCTCTGAGTTTTTGAAGATGGATTCATTA GtagaaaaatgtattcattaTTGTCACAAAAATATGAATGCTATTGTAGCCACACCATGTAACATGAATTGTATCAATGCTAATCTTGTTACACACATTGCTGATCTCTTCACGCACAATGAATTGGAAGAGCTGAAGGACAAAAGAGACAAATTTAAGAG TAAACTTTTCTGCAAGAAGATTGAGAGACTGTTTGATCCGGAGTACCTAAATCCAGATTCTCGAGGAAATGCAGCAACATTATACAG GTGTTGCTTATGTAAAAAGCTGCTAactaaagaaactgaaagaaggaTTCCTTGCGTACCAGGAAAAATCAACATAGATCAACATGGGAATATTGTCTATGTTCATATAAG agacAAAACCTGGGAAGTGCATGAGTACTTAATTTGCCTTCATGAGGAATTGAAATCCTGGAGGGATGTTTATTGGCGTCTTTGGGGGACTGTCAATTGGTTGACCTGCTCGAGATGTAACCAA TCTTTCCTGTGTACTGAATTCTCCCATTGCCAGTACCATTTGCAGCCAGTTCTTTATCCAAGTGTAGTAAGTGCTCTGGGCTCGACTGCGACAGGAGTATATCCCTGTTGTAACCAAAAAGTTCTTCGATTTGATCCTACAACCCTCCCAAAG GGCTGCCAAGTGAGGGACCATGTGGTTGATTTACCTTCAGGAAATGAAGATGGGGATGCTTTGCCATCTCAGACTACTAAAATATTGAATGATCTGCTTCATCATAGAGATGTTATTGTTGTTCCTTTCACTAAGGATGAGAATAG TGATTCTGGCATTGGGCTCTGTGATGAAAAAGGCATTGAATGTGATGTGCTTGTAGAACCAAATATGCCGTGGGGTCCCAAAACTGGAGAAATCAATGCT tttctttctctgaagaacTGGACTTTACAGCTG AAACAGCAGTCATTGTTATCTGAAGAAGAGGAGTATACCACTGGCTCAGAGGTCACTGAGGATGAAGTGGGGGATGAAGAAGAAGTATGCAGGAAACCAG cagggagaaaggagaaattaaagAAATCCTACAAGCACCCAAAGAAGGTGGTTTCTTCACCTAGTgttcagaaaaaggagaagccATCTGATAAG TCAAGTTCCCGAGATGCATCTCCATTCAC CGTGAGTATGCAGCAGAACAAATGGGATGCGTCAAGGTCACTAAGATTCAATCAAGATGCTCAAAGAGAAGATG